The Candidatus Palauibacter scopulicola genome window below encodes:
- the solA gene encoding N-methyl-L-tryptophan oxidase gives MHDFAVIGLGAIGSATAAELVRRGHSVVGFDRYTPPHTMGSAHSDTRMIRAAWYHGSPYVPLVRDSHRLWNDLERSSGRTLLRTTGALMMGPEDGRVFAGGPLRGVARVGTGDLVLSVEEVVERFPWLRPAPGTVTIYEPGAAVLSLEACLEAMLEAAGAADLRFDERATGWSASASGVRVRTERGEYAARRLAIAAGAWTPHLLPELSLSLEVERTVQYWFEPAGTHADTLAEGPAWVWELEREGTWYGFPPSARGLKAGMHFQAGRGTDVERVDRAVGAAETEGLRRLFGRYAPGVAGALAHASVCLYTNTPDQDFILDRHPDHPGVVLFAGGSGHAFKFAPVLGSLMADLLTDELPRHAPPIFSIARFG, from the coding sequence ATGCACGACTTCGCCGTCATTGGGCTCGGAGCCATCGGGAGCGCAACCGCGGCCGAACTCGTCCGGCGCGGACATTCGGTGGTGGGATTCGACCGCTACACGCCCCCGCACACGATGGGATCGGCACACAGCGACACGCGGATGATCCGCGCGGCGTGGTATCACGGGTCGCCGTACGTGCCGCTGGTCCGCGACTCCCACCGGCTCTGGAACGACCTCGAACGCTCGTCGGGCCGGACGCTCCTGCGGACGACGGGCGCCCTCATGATGGGGCCGGAAGACGGCCGCGTGTTCGCGGGGGGGCCGCTTCGCGGCGTCGCCCGGGTGGGCACCGGCGACCTCGTCCTTTCGGTGGAGGAAGTCGTGGAGCGATTCCCCTGGCTCCGCCCGGCTCCCGGGACGGTCACCATCTACGAACCGGGTGCCGCGGTCCTCTCGCTGGAGGCCTGCCTCGAGGCGATGCTGGAGGCGGCCGGCGCCGCGGATCTGCGCTTCGACGAGCGCGCGACCGGGTGGTCCGCTTCGGCCTCGGGCGTCCGCGTCCGGACCGAACGGGGAGAATACGCGGCGCGCCGGCTCGCCATCGCCGCCGGGGCGTGGACTCCTCACCTGCTTCCCGAACTTTCCCTCTCGCTCGAGGTGGAGCGCACGGTGCAATACTGGTTCGAACCCGCCGGGACGCATGCGGACACGCTCGCGGAGGGTCCCGCCTGGGTGTGGGAACTCGAACGGGAGGGGACGTGGTACGGATTCCCGCCGTCGGCGCGGGGCCTCAAGGCGGGGATGCACTTCCAGGCCGGACGCGGGACCGACGTCGAGCGGGTCGACCGCGCGGTTGGGGCAGCCGAGACGGAGGGCCTGCGAAGGCTGTTCGGGCGGTACGCGCCGGGCGTGGCGGGGGCGCTGGCCCACGCGTCCGTCTGTCTCTACACGAACACGCCCGACCAGGACTTCATCCTGGACCGCCACCCCGACCATCCCGGCGTCGTGCTGTTCGCCGGCGGCTCCGGGCACGCGTTCAAGTTCGCCCCCGTCCTCGGGTCGCTCATGGCCGACCTCCTCACGGATGAACTACCCCGTCACGCACCGCCCATCTTCTCGATCGCCCGCTTCGGATAA
- a CDS encoding alcohol dehydrogenase catalytic domain-containing protein: protein MIAAWIDGGRVRVRDDLPRPPLEPGEAIIRVSMAGICGTDLELLRGYRGFSGIPGHEFVGRVEEGSPEWVGARVVAEINVTCRSRHAEPLCRSCADGRPTHCLRREAIGIHGRDGAFAEWLRAPVSNLHRVPQALPDEVAVFAEPVAAACRVLRQVEREIEHGRVTRALVVGAGRLGQLVARALAIRLSGLEVAGRSERNLARARAAGLAAGPVTAVEEAAYDLVVECSGASAGFAVARRAVRPRGTVILKSTHTNELSIDISSVVVDEIRLLGSRCGPFKDALAALERGDFEVRDLIDGRLPLSAAPEAFSRAAEPGVAKVLLVP, encoded by the coding sequence GTGATCGCGGCCTGGATCGACGGCGGCAGGGTCCGCGTACGCGACGACCTCCCGCGGCCCCCTCTCGAGCCCGGAGAGGCCATCATCAGGGTCTCGATGGCGGGAATCTGCGGGACGGACCTGGAGTTGCTGCGTGGATACCGCGGCTTCTCGGGAATTCCGGGGCACGAGTTCGTCGGACGCGTCGAGGAGGGGTCGCCCGAGTGGGTCGGGGCGCGGGTCGTGGCGGAGATCAACGTCACCTGCCGCTCGCGACATGCCGAGCCGCTCTGCCGTAGTTGCGCGGACGGCCGGCCGACGCACTGCCTTCGCCGCGAGGCGATCGGCATCCACGGGCGTGATGGCGCGTTCGCCGAATGGCTGCGGGCGCCGGTCTCGAACCTGCACCGCGTGCCGCAGGCGCTTCCGGACGAGGTTGCCGTGTTCGCAGAACCGGTCGCGGCTGCCTGCCGCGTCCTGCGGCAGGTCGAGCGCGAGATCGAGCACGGTCGCGTGACCCGGGCGCTCGTCGTGGGTGCGGGCCGGCTGGGACAACTCGTGGCGCGGGCGCTGGCGATTCGGTTGTCGGGGCTGGAGGTCGCCGGGCGGTCGGAGCGCAACCTGGCGCGGGCTCGCGCGGCCGGGCTCGCCGCCGGGCCGGTCACCGCCGTGGAGGAAGCGGCCTACGATCTGGTCGTCGAATGCAGCGGTGCATCGGCGGGCTTCGCCGTCGCCCGCCGGGCCGTTCGACCACGCGGAACAGTAATTCTCAAGAGCACGCACACAAACGAGTTATCCATCGACATCTCATCCGTTGTGGTAGATGAGATACGACTGCTCGGGTCCCGGTGCGGGCCCTTCAAGGACGCCCTGGCGGCGCTGGAGCGCGGAGACTTCGAGGTGCGCGATCTGATCGACGGCCGGCTGCCGCTCTCCGCCGCCCCGGAGGCATTCAGCCGGGCGGCGGAGCCGGGTGTCGCGAAGGTGCTTCTCGTCCCCTGA
- a CDS encoding FAD-dependent oxidoreductase, producing the protein MEPTNVENPDYYHKVVDCQWACPAHTNVPGYIRLIAQERYDDAYMLNWESNVFPGILGRTCDRPCEPACRRVRVEEKPVAICRLKRVAADLRGDITPRFPEIPKQKNGKRIACVGAGPASLTVARDLMPLGYEVTIFEKNDRPGGLMWTNIPQFRLPPEVLWEEIDYILDMGVDIRYNAPVESMKWLLEQEFDAVFVGSGAPRGKELRLPGRYDTDRIYIGIDWLESVAFGHTNSIEENVLVIGVGNTAMDCCRTSKRIGGTNVKVMARKSKPYFKASPWELEDAEEELVDIVENHSPTEFVVENGVLRGMNFDIVEWHENDQGRLVATKLDEAFFPAEAVILA; encoded by the coding sequence GTGGAGCCAACGAACGTCGAGAATCCCGACTACTACCATAAAGTCGTGGATTGCCAGTGGGCCTGCCCGGCCCACACCAACGTACCGGGTTACATCCGCCTCATCGCCCAGGAACGGTACGACGACGCCTACATGCTCAACTGGGAGTCGAACGTCTTTCCGGGCATCCTCGGCCGGACGTGCGACCGCCCCTGCGAGCCCGCCTGCCGGCGCGTGAGGGTCGAGGAGAAGCCGGTCGCGATCTGTCGCCTCAAGCGCGTCGCGGCCGACCTCAGGGGCGACATCACGCCCCGCTTCCCGGAGATCCCGAAGCAGAAGAACGGGAAGCGGATTGCCTGCGTGGGCGCGGGCCCCGCGTCGCTGACCGTCGCCCGCGACCTCATGCCCCTCGGCTACGAGGTCACGATCTTCGAGAAGAACGACCGGCCCGGCGGCCTCATGTGGACCAACATTCCACAGTTCCGTCTGCCCCCCGAGGTGCTGTGGGAGGAGATCGACTACATCCTCGACATGGGCGTCGACATTCGCTACAACGCGCCCGTCGAAAGCATGAAGTGGCTGCTGGAGCAGGAGTTCGACGCCGTCTTCGTCGGTTCCGGCGCCCCGCGCGGCAAGGAACTGCGCCTCCCGGGCCGGTACGACACGGACCGCATCTACATCGGCATCGACTGGCTCGAATCCGTCGCCTTCGGGCACACGAACTCGATCGAGGAGAACGTGCTCGTCATCGGGGTCGGGAACACCGCGATGGACTGCTGCCGCACCTCGAAGCGGATCGGCGGAACGAACGTCAAGGTCATGGCCCGCAAGTCGAAGCCGTACTTCAAGGCCTCCCCCTGGGAGCTGGAAGATGCGGAGGAAGAACTCGTCGACATCGTCGAGAACCACTCGCCCACCGAGTTCGTCGTCGAGAACGGCGTCCTCAGGGGGATGAACTTCGACATCGTGGAATGGCACGAGAACGACCAGGGGCGGCTCGTCGCGACGAAGCTCGACGAAGCGTTCTTCCCGGCGGAGGCCGTCATCCTCGCCA
- a CDS encoding serine hydrolase → MYPRHRSSWRYGLAAALVAGFASAAEAQSRAERAEGYLRSFHDLRLFNGAALIVDEGETLFEGGFGRSDFADGHANDPGTRFRIASLTKQFTAALILRLDEEGLLRVEDPVGRHIEEYPPENAERITLHHLLTHTSGLPSYTNLPGFMDWEVATPFSPGEILALTWEAPLSFEPGTNFEYSNSGYVLLGWIAERVTGLSYAEALRTYVLDPLELRDTGYDGSLRPPEGHASGHTRDLVGYRPARLIDPSVPYSAGMLYSAVGDLARWATNLFVEGGLFRDPETLARMTTPGLESGAYGYGVGVRTPDIERDLGVRTIEHSGGIFGFSAWLRVFPDHGRLIVLLDNTSSDLGPLVEGLTNLLWGAEAVRPKPSIAERLLPIVEAGGVEAAMSRYDNWRRTRPDEYDYSPGQILRLAGHFREREPTTSIAILEAYAAGTPEPPAIRFALSELHEQAGALEAASDHIREALTYNPGMPGLLERLSELGVEPDPVLRLPVVRVEPEDLSILVGEYRIDPATTLTVTLEEGVLMAARTGEAAFRLLPQSPAAFLMHGSGVQFVFELVDGVAGAVSVVEAGQRLVFPKTGN, encoded by the coding sequence TTGTATCCGCGTCACAGGTCATCGTGGAGGTACGGTCTCGCGGCCGCGCTCGTCGCCGGGTTCGCGTCCGCCGCCGAGGCGCAGTCGCGCGCGGAACGGGCGGAAGGCTACCTGCGGTCCTTTCACGATCTGAGGCTTTTCAACGGCGCCGCGCTCATCGTCGACGAGGGCGAGACCCTGTTCGAGGGCGGGTTCGGGCGATCGGACTTCGCGGACGGCCACGCCAACGACCCGGGCACGCGGTTCCGCATCGCGTCGCTGACGAAGCAGTTCACGGCCGCGCTCATCCTCAGACTCGACGAGGAGGGATTGTTGCGGGTCGAGGACCCGGTGGGCCGCCATATCGAGGAATACCCTCCGGAAAACGCGGAACGGATCACGCTCCACCACCTGCTCACCCACACCTCCGGGCTTCCGAGCTACACGAACCTGCCGGGGTTCATGGACTGGGAGGTCGCGACCCCGTTCTCGCCGGGCGAGATCCTCGCCCTCACTTGGGAAGCCCCCCTCTCCTTCGAGCCGGGCACGAACTTCGAGTACTCGAACTCGGGCTACGTACTTCTGGGCTGGATCGCGGAACGCGTCACGGGGTTGAGCTACGCCGAGGCGCTCCGCACGTACGTGCTCGACCCGCTGGAACTGCGCGACACCGGGTACGACGGCTCGCTCCGGCCGCCGGAGGGCCACGCGAGCGGCCACACGCGCGACCTCGTCGGCTATCGCCCGGCGCGTCTCATCGACCCTTCCGTGCCCTACTCCGCCGGCATGCTGTACTCCGCCGTGGGCGATCTCGCCCGGTGGGCCACCAACCTCTTCGTCGAAGGCGGCCTGTTCCGGGACCCGGAGACGCTGGCACGCATGACGACCCCGGGCCTCGAGTCCGGGGCATACGGGTACGGCGTGGGCGTGCGGACGCCGGATATCGAGCGCGACCTCGGCGTGCGCACGATCGAACACTCGGGAGGGATCTTCGGCTTCTCCGCCTGGCTGCGCGTCTTCCCGGACCACGGACGGCTGATCGTCCTGCTGGACAACACATCCTCCGACCTGGGACCGCTCGTGGAAGGGTTGACGAATCTGCTGTGGGGCGCCGAAGCCGTGCGCCCGAAACCGTCGATCGCGGAACGGCTGCTGCCGATCGTCGAGGCGGGCGGCGTCGAGGCGGCGATGTCCAGGTACGACAACTGGCGCCGCACGCGACCGGACGAATACGACTACTCCCCCGGCCAGATCCTGAGGCTCGCCGGCCATTTCCGGGAGCGCGAGCCCACCACGTCCATTGCGATCCTCGAGGCCTACGCCGCCGGGACGCCGGAGCCTCCCGCCATCCGTTTCGCGCTGTCCGAGCTTCACGAGCAGGCCGGCGCCCTGGAGGCGGCGTCGGACCACATCCGCGAAGCGCTCACGTACAACCCCGGGATGCCCGGGCTCCTGGAACGCCTGTCGGAGCTGGGCGTCGAACCCGATCCGGTGCTTCGGCTCCCGGTCGTGCGGGTGGAACCGGAGGATCTGTCCATTCTCGTGGGCGAGTACCGGATCGACCCGGCCACGACCCTGACCGTCACGCTCGAGGAGGGCGTGCTCATGGCCGCCCGAACCGGTGAGGCGGCCTTCCGGCTCCTCCCCCAGTCCCCGGCCGCGTTCCTGATGCACGGCTCCGGCGTGCAGTTCGTGTTCGAACTCGTGGACGGCGTCGCGGGAGCCGTCTCGGTGGTGGAGGCCGGTCAGCGCCTCGTTTTTCCGAAAACCGGGAACTGA
- a CDS encoding sialidase family protein, with protein sequence MSEADTRVGGRFDPGRVRFLAVAALLSGCFGGGGTQVSLEAGHVEFDRPTPSGEPYLSVGAGGRAILTWIEPEEGVPALRLAIRGEDGWSEPRTVWASEDMFVNWADFPSSVEMRGGTLAVHWLEKVADAPYAYHVMLALSADDGMTWSEPFRAHDDASPTEHGFVSMVPWGDGAGLTWLDARAMAGDGGGGEHVAGGGEHLAGGGGGERGAMSVRFRTLAPDGHLGPEVLLDDRTCECCQTALVRVGEGLVAAYRDRSESEVRDIAVVRGAGERWTEPAALSTDGWVIPGCPVNGPQLSGDEGALASAWYTGVDGRPQVYAAFSHDGGATFGPRIRVDEGLPLGRVDIERLDDGSAVVVWLEASDDTPRVLARRVEPDGSLGTPLLISETAGERSSGFPRMVRTGDEFLFAWVIPGEGGGVRVRAVRLSD encoded by the coding sequence ATGTCCGAAGCCGATACGCGCGTCGGTGGCCGGTTCGATCCCGGGCGAGTCCGTTTCCTTGCCGTGGCAGCCCTCCTCAGCGGATGCTTCGGCGGCGGGGGAACGCAGGTGTCGCTGGAGGCGGGCCACGTCGAGTTCGATCGGCCGACGCCCAGCGGCGAGCCGTACCTGTCGGTCGGCGCCGGGGGGCGCGCCATCCTGACGTGGATCGAGCCCGAAGAGGGCGTACCCGCCTTGCGCCTGGCGATTCGCGGGGAGGACGGCTGGTCCGAGCCGCGGACCGTGTGGGCGTCGGAAGACATGTTCGTGAACTGGGCCGACTTTCCGTCCTCGGTGGAGATGCGGGGCGGGACGCTCGCCGTTCACTGGCTGGAGAAGGTTGCCGACGCGCCGTACGCCTACCATGTCATGTTGGCGCTCTCTGCGGATGACGGCATGACGTGGTCGGAGCCGTTCCGCGCGCACGACGACGCGTCGCCGACCGAGCACGGCTTCGTGTCGATGGTGCCGTGGGGGGACGGCGCGGGGCTGACCTGGCTCGACGCCCGCGCCATGGCGGGCGATGGCGGAGGCGGCGAGCACGTGGCCGGCGGCGGCGAGCACCTCGCCGGAGGCGGAGGGGGTGAGCGCGGGGCGATGTCCGTCCGCTTCCGCACACTCGCCCCGGACGGCCATCTCGGACCCGAGGTACTGCTCGACGACCGTACGTGCGAGTGCTGCCAGACCGCACTGGTTCGCGTGGGCGAAGGGCTCGTGGCCGCCTACCGCGACCGCAGCGAATCCGAGGTCCGCGACATCGCCGTGGTGCGCGGGGCGGGGGAGCGCTGGACCGAGCCGGCAGCCCTGTCCACCGATGGCTGGGTCATCCCGGGCTGTCCCGTAAACGGCCCGCAGTTGAGCGGCGACGAAGGGGCGCTGGCCTCGGCCTGGTACACCGGCGTCGACGGCAGGCCGCAGGTTTACGCCGCATTCTCGCATGACGGTGGCGCAACCTTCGGCCCGCGAATCCGGGTCGATGAGGGGCTGCCGCTCGGGCGCGTGGATATCGAACGACTCGACGACGGCTCGGCCGTGGTGGTATGGCTGGAGGCTTCCGACGACACGCCGCGCGTCCTCGCCCGGCGGGTCGAGCCGGACGGGTCGCTCGGGACGCCGCTTCTGATCTCCGAGACCGCCGGCGAACGCTCGAGCGGGTTTCCACGCATGGTGCGGACGGGGGACGAGTTCCTGTTCGCGTGGGTGATCCCCGGCGAAGGCGGCGGCGTACGCGTCCGCGCCGTGCGACTCTCCGACTGA
- a CDS encoding pyridoxal-dependent decarboxylase — MRSISSRQRSRILELEEDARPLDPDAGERDRLMAEVHAYAQRFLDGLPERPAYRHDKSAVREIRKLGFGRGPQPLAGLIDRIDESVAGVGLVPSHGGHLGYIPGGGIYASSLGDYLAAVTNEYAGVRFTGPGAVEIEDLILDWMASFAGFPAGADGNLASGGSIASLIAVVTAREAAGLRARDYERAVVYSSAHTHHCLHKAIRVAGLAEAVRREVSRDGDLRLCPDSLAKLVAEDRARGLRPWLVLGSAGTADTGQVDPLDRIADVCEREGLWFHVDAAYGGFFALVEGCRRVLAGMERADSLVLDPHKGMFLPYGTGAVLIRDGEALQDAHAYYASYLQDTVESEWGGRSPAAVSPELTKHFRGLRVWLPLLLYGEAPFRACLEEKLELARYFHGEIGALGFEVGPEPPLSVVTYRWVPKSGTADAFNQALVEETHRDGRVFLSSTTIDGTFWLRMAVLAFRTHLDTIDLALEVLAEAVERLEAHPERWRSEASAEAPAEALAGGGGG, encoded by the coding sequence ATGCGCTCGATCTCAAGTCGGCAGCGGTCCCGGATCCTGGAACTGGAGGAAGATGCGCGGCCGCTCGACCCCGACGCGGGCGAGAGAGACCGCCTCATGGCCGAGGTGCACGCCTACGCGCAGCGGTTCCTCGACGGACTCCCCGAACGGCCCGCCTACCGGCACGACAAGTCTGCCGTCCGGGAGATCCGAAAGCTCGGATTCGGCCGGGGGCCGCAGCCCTTGGCCGGACTCATCGACCGGATCGACGAGTCCGTGGCGGGGGTCGGCCTCGTACCCTCGCACGGCGGACATCTCGGCTACATCCCGGGCGGAGGCATCTACGCCTCGTCGCTGGGGGACTATCTCGCCGCCGTGACGAACGAATATGCGGGCGTTCGATTCACCGGGCCGGGCGCGGTCGAGATCGAGGATCTGATCCTCGACTGGATGGCGTCGTTCGCCGGATTCCCCGCCGGGGCCGACGGGAACCTCGCCTCGGGAGGTTCCATTGCCAGCCTTATCGCGGTGGTTACGGCCCGGGAAGCGGCCGGGCTCCGGGCGCGCGACTACGAGCGGGCCGTGGTCTACTCCTCCGCCCACACACACCACTGCCTGCACAAGGCGATCCGCGTGGCGGGCCTCGCGGAGGCCGTCCGGCGCGAGGTATCCCGTGACGGGGATCTCCGCCTGTGTCCCGACTCGCTCGCCAAGCTCGTTGCGGAGGACCGGGCACGAGGCCTCCGGCCTTGGCTCGTCCTCGGCTCGGCCGGTACCGCGGATACCGGTCAGGTCGATCCTCTGGACCGCATCGCGGATGTGTGCGAGCGGGAAGGGCTCTGGTTCCACGTCGACGCGGCATACGGGGGCTTTTTCGCTCTCGTGGAAGGCTGCCGGCGTGTGCTCGCCGGAATGGAGCGCGCGGACTCGCTCGTGCTCGATCCGCATAAGGGAATGTTCCTGCCGTATGGCACTGGCGCCGTGCTCATCCGCGACGGCGAGGCTCTCCAGGATGCCCACGCCTACTACGCGAGCTACCTGCAGGACACCGTCGAGTCCGAGTGGGGAGGTCGTTCGCCTGCCGCCGTATCCCCTGAACTCACGAAGCACTTTCGCGGGCTTCGGGTCTGGCTGCCGCTCCTCCTGTATGGAGAAGCCCCTTTTCGGGCTTGCCTCGAGGAGAAGCTGGAACTCGCCCGGTATTTCCACGGCGAGATCGGGGCGCTCGGGTTCGAGGTGGGGCCGGAACCGCCGCTTTCGGTCGTGACCTACCGCTGGGTGCCGAAGTCGGGTACCGCCGACGCGTTCAACCAGGCCCTCGTGGAAGAGACGCATCGCGATGGGAGGGTCTTCCTCTCCTCGACGACGATCGACGGGACGTTCTGGCTGCGAATGGCGGTGCTCGCGTTCCGGACGCACCTCGACACCATCGACCTGGCGCTGGAAGTCCTCGCGGAGGCCGTGGAGCGGCTGGAGGCCCACCCCGAGCGCTGGCGCTCGGAAGCGTCGGCCGAAGCGCCCGCCGAAGCGCTTGCCGGGGGAGGGGGCGGCTGA
- a CDS encoding solute carrier family 23 protein: MAGSGPGLARQDVRFEPNERPPLPMAAGLGVQYALICLASIVLTPTVMITVAGGSAEYLSWAVFAALVISGITTAIQARSVGRIGAGYVLIMGSTSAFIAVSVTAIEQGGPGMLAVLIIASSLVQFLLASRMALLRRVFTPTVAGTVLILIPVTLTPMILRKLAEVPAGAPTAAGPLVAGVTLAVTVLVPLRFSGALRLWAPALGIVAGSLVAGLGFGIYDMSSVYEARWIGLPDLAYPGLDLSFRPEFWALLPSFLMVTLVSAMDTLGDAIAIQRVSWRRPRAIDFRSIQGAIASDGAGNLLSGLAGTVPNTTYGVGIAVAELTGVTSRAIGMCVGVVFAAFAFLPKLLALIIAIPGPVVAAYFIVVVALIFVFGMKILLQEGLDYRNGLVVGVAFWLGIVFQFDWIYPEQIVGAWEEFLGNGMTVGGITVILLTIFAEVTGGRRARLKTRLSDDTWSEVDAFLVKFAARKGWDEEMETRLRAVGEETMQILGRAEAEAAAEAETGEARSLLLIASSDGPAADLEFIATTDEKNVEDQLAMLSEVAAGVPVEAETPLRLLRHYASSIRHQQYHDIDILTIRVESAPQVAGDF; encoded by the coding sequence ATGGCGGGTTCCGGCCCCGGGCTCGCCCGCCAGGACGTGCGCTTCGAGCCGAACGAGCGTCCCCCGCTTCCCATGGCCGCCGGACTCGGCGTCCAGTACGCCCTTATCTGCCTCGCCAGCATCGTGCTCACGCCGACGGTCATGATCACGGTGGCGGGCGGCAGCGCCGAATACCTGTCCTGGGCGGTGTTCGCGGCGCTCGTCATCAGCGGCATCACGACGGCGATCCAGGCGCGCAGCGTGGGACGGATCGGTGCCGGCTACGTCCTCATCATGGGGAGCACGAGCGCCTTCATCGCGGTGAGCGTCACGGCCATCGAGCAGGGCGGGCCGGGCATGCTCGCGGTGCTGATCATCGCCTCGTCGCTGGTCCAGTTCCTGCTTGCGTCCCGGATGGCGCTCCTGCGCCGGGTATTCACGCCCACCGTGGCGGGCACCGTGCTGATCCTGATCCCGGTGACGCTGACCCCGATGATCCTGCGGAAGCTCGCCGAAGTCCCGGCCGGAGCCCCGACCGCCGCGGGTCCGCTCGTGGCCGGCGTGACGCTGGCGGTCACGGTCCTGGTCCCGCTTCGGTTCTCCGGCGCCCTTCGGCTGTGGGCCCCGGCCCTCGGGATCGTCGCCGGATCGCTCGTCGCCGGCCTCGGGTTCGGGATCTACGACATGTCCAGCGTCTACGAAGCCCGCTGGATCGGCCTGCCGGACCTGGCGTACCCCGGTCTCGACCTGAGCTTCCGCCCCGAGTTCTGGGCTCTCTTGCCCTCCTTCCTCATGGTGACGCTCGTGAGCGCCATGGACACGCTCGGCGATGCGATCGCGATTCAGCGCGTCTCCTGGCGCAGGCCGCGCGCGATAGATTTCCGCTCCATCCAGGGCGCGATCGCCTCCGACGGCGCGGGCAATCTCCTCTCCGGTCTGGCGGGGACCGTCCCCAACACGACCTACGGCGTGGGCATCGCCGTCGCCGAACTCACCGGCGTCACCTCTCGGGCCATCGGGATGTGCGTCGGCGTCGTCTTCGCGGCGTTCGCCTTCCTGCCGAAATTGCTCGCCCTCATCATCGCGATCCCCGGCCCCGTCGTGGCGGCCTATTTCATCGTCGTCGTGGCGCTGATCTTCGTCTTCGGGATGAAGATCCTGCTTCAGGAGGGGCTGGATTACCGCAACGGCCTCGTGGTCGGCGTCGCGTTCTGGCTCGGCATCGTCTTCCAGTTCGACTGGATCTACCCGGAGCAGATCGTCGGGGCCTGGGAGGAATTCCTCGGCAACGGCATGACGGTCGGCGGCATCACGGTGATCCTGCTCACCATCTTCGCGGAGGTCACGGGAGGCCGTCGGGCGCGCCTCAAGACGCGGTTGTCGGACGACACGTGGTCGGAGGTCGACGCCTTCCTGGTGAAGTTCGCGGCGCGAAAGGGCTGGGACGAGGAGATGGAAACGCGTCTGCGCGCGGTCGGCGAGGAGACGATGCAGATCCTCGGCCGCGCGGAGGCCGAAGCCGCGGCCGAAGCCGAGACCGGCGAGGCGCGAAGCCTGTTGCTCATCGCGAGCAGCGATGGCCCCGCCGCGGATCTCGAGTTCATCGCCACGACGGACGAGAAGAACGTCGAGGATCAGTTGGCGATGCTCAGCGAAGTGGCCGCCGGGGTCCCCGTCGAGGCGGAGACTCCGCTGCGGCTGCTGCGGCACTACGCCTCATCCATCCGCCACCAGCAGTACCACGACATCGACATCCTCACGATCCGCGTCGAGTCCGCCCCCCAGGTCGCCGGCGACTTCTAG